From Toxorhynchites rutilus septentrionalis strain SRP chromosome 2, ASM2978413v1, whole genome shotgun sequence, a single genomic window includes:
- the LOC129765194 gene encoding polycomb protein Asx isoform X6 has product MVKPERPCSKMECDVSPPDSSSGGHHCSTAGQRRQSSKHHHQHSNTSGSSSSNTSSNIGSSSLNVSGNSGRNLLNISTSSSFRSESPATTTTTMAASSSSHYHHNHQPQQHQQQQPHQQQPQQQHHHIHHEELTVAFPEVVSCTPESSFNFSDDYDSNPLKEVDPLNVSGSSMELLSSPVKNHEKTPKHNHHLRRTVPRIVVKQLPKSQQPQSTSREEKRPSGPASTMREVLASIPGFSVKPRRRSNKKMSTAAQIEQTREGCIDLETPDSILVNTNLRSLLNKQTFQMLPPLFQYKLVQLLPSVDRPLVMDASDCERNGIRLNPSSLNNEFFARACLEWRDRLAEGEFTPENQLKLKSEAEKEKSKLDPWKLKHFEPMWGDKSSSAANVGAAGTLPNPSPPPTPTKEKVITPEPPKTSTPTSGRPALKTTIKLRPTTTIATSTTAAPEAISGICNSGNSSSSSHSSSSNSSSSSSCGGSGNSTTSSQPTATTPSTRFTVAQSAVSPTATSSPKRVRTVGAVTRASANQHQLIHHSPSHTTTTAVECDGSPTRSTRTVTPVESPKPSTSSTSMLTASATAAAATVAEVAKTADDVVDSSSSSSIPSGSLKRAHNRSLTPELSNSKISRASDTSESSSLLELPQTTLSEDTKPCDSKPDSELAPSGRQPDDVQLVEHTVPDPLDDVEVGTETIVEEIPDDDPEITEVIMEHVPTPTPEPSEDVELKYDDYESSSSNSNFMERSVANGERKNSQQTVYDQHSGQIFNILCVPSPATSSTTTTNHVTTNIASADSPASSSNSNSDAVDREQSQHRGQLQQQQQFCHDSNSSSTSTTALMSSSDQVPPNALSSFENVLQNNEELVIMQREPDVASNGALNSDSNESSEASSSQRTVSAEVNMNLTAYHHDHELLHQSVNSGMMMGSDEREEDEDDDDDEENCDNNNDSTNEEDEGDGQLMAGTGVGGMDENGGLANDDLHGLRLMTAAQQQSLESSDSGEDDDQMDEKFIDAENYVLESGEISAEIDTIGMLTDASEEVGVDLGIAGVAEAGPSTHEDNLIILHELDIKEDDDDDDEEDEQQQHEIEEDDEDEEEEEEEDDEEEEDDHHRDQEMCADGAAGGGTASQGGDQQQEADIHGCSIADGVQQQQQQSTVEQTLCTNDLDGFDGINAIKMETDSIFDSGDWPFKMKLEPKMMMVDQLDSSSIILTPSTTTSGHQMAVSSAQHQFQQIHSIQAAQQQQFLNHQVLIQQAQQQQQQQQQQLNVLQLQQAQQQFQQQQQQQQVLLPQAMSAVNSNILSSEVKGVRAVIKSEPGISGVTFQGRPTTGQLITRIKIEGEDGQKVHVVSSSGNDNLARVIESVAGNYTNTIPVTTQAQLLQHHHQQQQQQLLQQYQNQHIKLELDGNQQIIQQQTQQQQQQPKFIITSRQIGNKIPITVTSGPPGHILQQQSTGAGGTVTTTLQKPIQLQKIIMSTSSLQQQQQRARLPLQRVPIVQPQQTQSQQRFQQKFVTNQLIRGQNAEMINTVQLQQQQQAQAQAQALANQQAQQAAATVGANVVIGPTPRKRLEVVPGGGAVVASGGGGGRRGGRTSSSRLPPGAVNLERSYQICQAVIQNSPNRHQLRAQLKPPQAFLGSSNSNSSNSSNSNSSSSSGSSAGGGSGGSTKDEPTTFGGALVGNKLGPRLINPKRITSVGRQPSSIVVRHVYTTAGQSNPGTISIISASQQQQQQQQQKQQPHQSQQQRIITTADAAELQHAQIISVSGAGGMSNLAVSATGPGGGSFGGKYVLVQRAHIGDIVTPRAASAPPTQNQQVVDGQLR; this is encoded by the exons AAGACCCTGTTCGAAAATGGAGTGCGACGTATCACCGCCCGACAGTAGCAGCGGCGGTCATCACTGCTCCACCGCGGGTCAGCGGCGCCAATCTTCGAAGCATCATCATCAGCATAGTAACACCAgcggtagcagcagcagcaacactaGCAGTAATATTGGTAGCAGTAGCTTGAACGTTAGCGGTAACAGTGGTAGGAATCTCCTTAACATTAGCACTAGCAGTAGTTTTCGATCTGAATCGCCTGCAACGACGACGACAACTATGGCAGCGTCATCCTCTTCTCATTATCACCATAATCATCAACCGCAGCAGCACCAGCAACAGCAGCCACATCAACAACAGCCGCAGCAACAGCACCATCACATTCATCATGAGGAATTAACTGTTGCCTTTCCGGAGGTTGTCTCGTGCACACCGGAGTCGAGCTTCAATTTCTCGGATGATTACGATTCGAACCCTCTGAAAGAAG TTGATCCGTTGAACGTCTCCGGTAGTTCAATGGAACTGCTAAGCTCTCCCGTTAAGAACCACGAGAAGACTCCCAAACACAATCACCACCTGCGACGAACCGTTCCGCGGATAGTGGTAAAACAACTACCGAAGTCGCAACAGCCGCAATCGACGTCGCGAGAGGAAAAGCGTCCGTCTGGGCCGGCATCGACGATGCGGGAAGTGCTGGCCTCTATTCCGGGATTCAGTGTGAAGCCGCGGCGGAGATCGAACAAGAAAATGTCCACCGCGGCTCAGATCGAACAAACGCGGGAAGGCTGCATCGACCTGGAAACGCCGGATTCGATCCTGGTGAACACAAACCTACGCTCGTTGCTGAACAAGCAAACCTTCCAGATGTTGCCGCCATTGTTTCAGTACAAGCTGGTGCAACTGTTGCCTTCGGTCGATCGACCCCTGGTGATGGACGCTTCCGATTGTGAGCGAAATGGGATTCGGCTGAATCCGTCTAGCCTGAACAATGAGTTTTTTGCCCGGGCCTGTCTCGAGTGGCGCGATCGGTTAGCGGAGGGCGAGTTTACGCCGGAGAACCAACTGAAGCTCAAATCGGAAGCTGAGAAGGAGAAAAGCAAGCTGGATCCGTGGAAGCTGAAACATTTCGAACCAATGTGGGGCGACAAGAGTAGCTCAGCGGCGAATGTGGGGGCAGCGGGAACGTTGCCCAATCCATCGCCGCCACCAACACCAACGAAGGAGAAAGTG ATTACACCCGAACCACCGAAGACAAGCACCCCGACATCGGGGAGACCTGCCCTGAAAACTACGATCAAGCTGCGGCCGACAACAACGATAGCTACCAGTACAACGGCAGCACCTGAAGCGATATCCGGTATCTGTAATAGTGGTAATAGCAGTAGCAGCAGTCACAGTAGCAGCAGCAATAGTAGCAGTAGTAGCAGCTGTGGGGGCAGTGGAAATAGTACTACTAGTAGTCAACCAACCGCTACCACCCCGAGCACTCGGTTCACCGTTGCCCAAAGCGCAGTTTCCCCCACTGCAACATCCTCTCCGAAGCGCGTGCGTACCGTTGGAGCAGTCACGCGAGCCTCCGCCAATCAACATCAGCTAATCCATCATAGTCCATCACACACTACAACAACAGCCGTGGAGTGTGATGGCTCTCCGACGCGGTCAACGCGAACGGTAACACCTGTAGAATCGCCAAAGCCGTCCACATCATCGACATCGATGCTGACTGcgtcagcaacagcagcagcagcaacagtagCGGAAGTCGCCAAAACGGCGGATGACGTAGTGGATTCTTCTAGTTCTAGCAGCATTCCCAGTGGTAGTTTGAAGCGAGCGCACAATCGATCCCTAACACCAGAATTAAGCAATAGTAAGATATCGAGAGCATCAGACACGAGCGAAAGCAGTTCACTGCTGGAGCTGCCCCAGACAACACTGTCTGAGGACACGAAACCATGTGATAGCAAGCCAGACTCCGAGTTGGCTCCGAGCGGTCGCCAGCCGGACGACGTTCAGCTCGTAGAACACACCGTACCGGATCCGCTGGATGATGTGGAGGTCGGCACGGAAACGATCGTGGAGGAAATCCCCGACGATGATCCGGAAATAACGGAGGTTATAATGGAGCACGTGCCAACGCCGACTCCTGAACCCAGCGAAGATGTGGAGTTGAAATATGATGACTACGAGAGTTCCAGCTCGAACTCCAATTTCATGGAGCGGTCAGTGGCTAATGGTGAGCGGAAAAACTCGCAGCAAACTGTGTACGATCAACATTCGGGTCAGATATTCAACATTCTGTGTGTCCCATCACCTGCGACCTcttcgacgacgacgacgaatcACGTTACGACGAATATCGCCTCTGCGGACAGTCCTGCCAGCAGTAGCAACAGTAACAGCGATGCGGTTGATCGGGAACAGTCGCAACACCGGGGACAGttgcaacagcaacaacagttCTGCCATGATAGTAACAGCAGCAGTACATCAACGACGGCTCTGATGTCATCGAGCGATCAGGTGCCACCGAATGCACTTAGCAGTTTTGAGAATGTGCTGCAGAACAATGAGGAGCTGGTGATAATGCAACGAGAACCGGACGTCGCTTCAAACGGGGCGCTGAACAGTGACAGTAATGAAAGTTCCGAGGCTAGCAGCAGTCAGCGAACGGTTAGCGCGGAGGTGAATATGAACCTGACCGCGTACCACCATGATCATGAGTTGCTACATCAGAGTGTGAACAGCGGGATGATGATGGGTAGCGATGAGCGGGAGGAGGATGAAGACGATGATGACGACGAAGAGAACtgtgataacaataatgattCCACCAACGAGGAGGATGAAGGTGATGGTCAGCTGATGGCTGGTACTGGTGTGGGAGGAATGGATGAGAATGGTGGTTTGGCGAATGATGACTTGCATGGCCTGCGGCTGATGACGGCCGCACAGCAGCAATCCCTCGAATCGAGTGACTCCGGTGAGGACGACGATCAGATGGATGAGAAGTTCATAGACGCGGAGAACTATGTACTCGAGAGCGGGGAAATCAGCGCAGAAA TTGACACGATCGGCATGTTGACCGATGCTTCGGAGGAGGTCGGAGTGGACCTTGGCATTGCGGGTGTGGCGGAAGCCGGTCCGAGCACCCATGAAGACAATCTGATAATATTGCACGAGCTTGACATCAAAGAGgacgacgatgacgatgacgaagAGGATGAGCAACAGCAGCATGAGATCGAGGAAGACGACGAGGATGAggaggaagaagaggaagaggacGACGAGGAGGAGGAGGATGATCACCACCGGGATCAAGAGATGTGTGCAGATGGTGCTGCTGGTGGTGGTACCGCCTCTCAGGGGGGAGATCAGCAGCAGGAAGCTGATATTCACGGGTGTAGCATTGCTGACGGtgttcagcagcagcagcagcagtccaCGGTGGAACAGACCCTCTGCACGAACGATTTGGACGGTTTCGACGGCATCAACGCGATTAAGATGGAAACTGATAGTATTTTCGACAGCGGCG ATTGGCCGttcaaaatgaagttggaaccAAAGATGATGATGGTCGATCAGTTGGACTCAAGCAGCATTATTTTGACGCCATCTACGACTACTAGTGGACATCAGATGGCTGTCAGTAGCGCTCAACATCAGTTTCAGCAAATTCATTCCATACAAGCTGCCCAGCAGCAGCAATTTCTGAATCACCAGGTGCTCATTCAACAGgctcaacagcaacagcagcagcaacagcaacaactgaATGTACTTCAGTTACAGCAAGCGCAGCAGCAGttccaacaacagcagcagcaacagcaggtgCTGCTACCGCAAGCGATGTCAGCAGTGAACAGCAATATTCTATCGTCAGAG GTTAAAGGTGTTCGCGCGGTAATAAAGTCGGAACCAGGCATCTCCGGTGTGACCTTCCAGGGTCGACCGACAACCGGCCAGTTGATCACACGGATTAAGATCGAAGGTGAGGACGGCCAAAAGGTGCATGTCGTGTCGTCATCGGGAAATGACAATCTGGCACGAGTCATCGAAAGTGTGGCTGGGAACTACACCAACACGATTCCAGTAACGACCCAAGCCCAGTTATTGCAGCACCATcatcagcagcaacagcaacagttGCTGCAGCAATACCAAAACCAACACATCAAGTTGGAACTCGACGGTAATCAACAGATTATTCAACAGCAaacgcagcagcagcaacagcaaccgaAGTTCATCATAACCTCGAGGCAGATTGGTAACAAGATTCCAATTACGGTCACCAGTGGACCCCCGGGTCATATTCTCCAACAGCAGTCCACTGGAGCTGGTGGAACTGTTACAACCACCCTTCAGAAGCCTATCCAATTGCAAAAGATCATTATGTCCACCTCTAGCctccagcagcaacagcagcgggCACGACTGCCCTTGCAAAGAGTCCCAATAGTGCAACCACAGCAAACCCAATCCCAGCAGCGATTTCAACAGAAGTTTGTGACGAATCAGCTGATCCGTGGCCAGAACGCGGAAATGATCAACACTGTGCAAttgcaacagcagcaacaggcTCAGGCTCAGGCTCAGGCGCTGGCGAATCAACAAGCCCAGCAAGCGGCCGCAACTGTTGGTGCGAATGTGGTTATCGGACCCACGCCAAGGAAACGACTAGAGGTCGTCCCTGGTGGAGGTGCTGTTGTCGCTAGCGGTGGCGGCGGGGGCAGGCGAGGCGGTAGGACGAGTAGTTCTCGACTGCCTCCCGGGGCGGTGAATCTTGAACGCAGCTATCAAATCTGCCAGGCAGTGATACAAAACAGTCCCAATAGACATCAGTTGCGGGCTCAACTGAAACCACCACAGGCGTTCCTAGGCAGTTCCAATTCGAACTCGAGCAATAGTAGCAATAGTAACAGTAGTAGCAGCAGTGGTAGCAGTGCCGGCGGAGGTAGCGGCGGAAGCACGAAGGATGAACCGACCACCTTCGGTGGGGCACTCGTGGGGAATAAG CTTGGTCCACGATTAATAAACCCGAAACGGATAACGTCAGTGGGTCGACAGCCATCGTCGATTGTCGTTCGTCATGTGTACACTACCGCTGGCCAGTCGAATCCTGGTACAATAAGTATTATCTCAGcatcccaacaacaacaacagcaacagcagcaaaaacAACAACCACACCAATCCCAGCAGCAGCGGATAATAACGACTGCAGATGCGGCTGAATTACAGCATGCTCAAATCATCAGTGTTTCCGGTGCCGGTGGAATGAGTAATCTAGCCGTTAGTGCCACTGGTCCAGGTGGAGGCAGTTTTGGTGGAAAATACGTTCTTGTGCAACGGGCTCACATTGGAGACATTGTAACGCCGCGGGCGGCCAGTGCTCCACCAACCCAGAATCAG CAGGTCGTGGACGGCCAGCTTCGGTAG
- the LOC129765194 gene encoding polycomb protein Asx isoform X7: MVKPERPCSKMECDVSPPDSSSGGHHCSTAGQRRQSSKHHHQHSNTSGSSSSNTSSNIGSSSLNVSGNSGRNLLNISTSSSFRSESPATTTTTMAASSSSHYHHNHQPQQHQQQQPHQQQPQQQHHHIHHEELTVAFPEVVSCTPESSFNFSDDYDSNPLKEVDPLNVSGSSMELLSSPVKNHEKTPKHNHHLRRTVPRIVVKQLPKSQQPQSTSREEKRPSGPASTMREVLASIPGFSVKPRRRSNKKMSTAAQIEQTREGCIDLETPDSILVNTNLRSLLNKQTFQMLPPLFQYKLVQLLPSVDRPLVMDASDCERNGIRLNPSSLNNEFFARACLEWRDRLAEGEFTPENQLKLKSEAEKEKSKLDPWKLKHFEPMWGDKSSSAANVGAAGTLPNPSPPPTPTKEKVITPEPPKTSTPTSGRPALKTTIKLRPTTTIATSTTAAPEAISGICNSGNSSSSSHSSSSNSSSSSSCGGSGNSTTSSQPTATTPSTRFTVAQSAVSPTATSSPKRVRTVGAVTRASANQHQLIHHSPSHTTTTAVECDGSPTRSTRTVTPVESPKPSTSSTSMLTASATAAAATVAEVAKTADDVVDSSSSSSIPSGSLKRAHNRSLTPELSNSKISRASDTSESSSLLELPQTTLSEDTKPCDSKPDSELAPSGRQPDDVQLVEHTVPDPLDDVEVGTETIVEEIPDDDPEITEVIMEHVPTPTPEPSEDVELKYDDYESSSSNSNFMERSVANGERKNSQQTVYDQHSGQIFNILCVPSPATSSTTTTNHVTTNIASADSPASSSNSNSDAVDREQSQHRGQLQQQQQFCHDSNSSSTSTTALMSSSDQVPPNALSSFENVLQNNEELVIMQREPDVASNGALNSDSNESSEASSSQRTVSAEVNMNLTAYHHDHELLHQSVNSGMMMGSDEREEDEDDDDDEENCDNNNDSTNEEDEGDGQLMAGTGVGGMDENGGLANDDLHGLRLMTAAQQQSLESSDSGEDDDQMDEKFIDAENYVLESGEISAEIDTIGMLTDASEEVGVDLGIAGVAEAGPSTHEDNLIILHELDIKEDDDDDDEEDEQQQHEIEEDDEDEEEEEEEDDEEEEDDHHRDQEMCADGAAGGGTASQGGDQQQEADIHGCSIADGVQQQQQQSTVEQTLCTNDLDGFDGINAIKMETDSIFDSGDWPFKMKLEPKMMMVDQLDSSSIILTPSTTTSGHQMAVSSAQHQFQQIHSIQAAQQQQFLNHQVLIQQAQQQQQQQQQQLNVLQLQQAQQQFQQQQQQQQVLLPQAMSAVNSNILSSEVKGVRAVIKSEPGISGVTFQGRPTTGQLITRIKIEGEDGQKVHVVSSSGNDNLARVIESVAGNYTNTIPVTTQAQLLQHHHQQQQQQLLQQYQNQHIKLELDGNQQIIQQQTQQQQQQPKFIITSRQIGNKIPITVTSGPPGHILQQQSTGAGGTVTTTLQKPIQLQKIIMSTSSLQQQQQRARLPLQRVPIVQPQQTQSQQRFQQKFVTNQLIRGQNAEMINTVQLQQQQQAQAQAQALANQQAQQAAATVGANVVIGPTPRKRLEVVPGGGAVVASGGGGGRRGGRTSSSRLPPGAVNLERSYQICQAVIQNSPNRHQLRAQLKPPQAFLGSSNSNSSNSSNSNSSSSSGSSAGGGSGGSTKDEPTTFGGALVGNKLGPRLINPKRITSVGRQPSSIVVRHVYTTAGQSNPGTISIISASQQQQQQQQQKQQPHQSQQQRIITTADAAELQHAQIISVSGAGGMSNLAVSATGPGGGSFGGKYVLVQRAHIGDIVTPRAASAPPTQNQVVDGQLR; encoded by the exons AAGACCCTGTTCGAAAATGGAGTGCGACGTATCACCGCCCGACAGTAGCAGCGGCGGTCATCACTGCTCCACCGCGGGTCAGCGGCGCCAATCTTCGAAGCATCATCATCAGCATAGTAACACCAgcggtagcagcagcagcaacactaGCAGTAATATTGGTAGCAGTAGCTTGAACGTTAGCGGTAACAGTGGTAGGAATCTCCTTAACATTAGCACTAGCAGTAGTTTTCGATCTGAATCGCCTGCAACGACGACGACAACTATGGCAGCGTCATCCTCTTCTCATTATCACCATAATCATCAACCGCAGCAGCACCAGCAACAGCAGCCACATCAACAACAGCCGCAGCAACAGCACCATCACATTCATCATGAGGAATTAACTGTTGCCTTTCCGGAGGTTGTCTCGTGCACACCGGAGTCGAGCTTCAATTTCTCGGATGATTACGATTCGAACCCTCTGAAAGAAG TTGATCCGTTGAACGTCTCCGGTAGTTCAATGGAACTGCTAAGCTCTCCCGTTAAGAACCACGAGAAGACTCCCAAACACAATCACCACCTGCGACGAACCGTTCCGCGGATAGTGGTAAAACAACTACCGAAGTCGCAACAGCCGCAATCGACGTCGCGAGAGGAAAAGCGTCCGTCTGGGCCGGCATCGACGATGCGGGAAGTGCTGGCCTCTATTCCGGGATTCAGTGTGAAGCCGCGGCGGAGATCGAACAAGAAAATGTCCACCGCGGCTCAGATCGAACAAACGCGGGAAGGCTGCATCGACCTGGAAACGCCGGATTCGATCCTGGTGAACACAAACCTACGCTCGTTGCTGAACAAGCAAACCTTCCAGATGTTGCCGCCATTGTTTCAGTACAAGCTGGTGCAACTGTTGCCTTCGGTCGATCGACCCCTGGTGATGGACGCTTCCGATTGTGAGCGAAATGGGATTCGGCTGAATCCGTCTAGCCTGAACAATGAGTTTTTTGCCCGGGCCTGTCTCGAGTGGCGCGATCGGTTAGCGGAGGGCGAGTTTACGCCGGAGAACCAACTGAAGCTCAAATCGGAAGCTGAGAAGGAGAAAAGCAAGCTGGATCCGTGGAAGCTGAAACATTTCGAACCAATGTGGGGCGACAAGAGTAGCTCAGCGGCGAATGTGGGGGCAGCGGGAACGTTGCCCAATCCATCGCCGCCACCAACACCAACGAAGGAGAAAGTG ATTACACCCGAACCACCGAAGACAAGCACCCCGACATCGGGGAGACCTGCCCTGAAAACTACGATCAAGCTGCGGCCGACAACAACGATAGCTACCAGTACAACGGCAGCACCTGAAGCGATATCCGGTATCTGTAATAGTGGTAATAGCAGTAGCAGCAGTCACAGTAGCAGCAGCAATAGTAGCAGTAGTAGCAGCTGTGGGGGCAGTGGAAATAGTACTACTAGTAGTCAACCAACCGCTACCACCCCGAGCACTCGGTTCACCGTTGCCCAAAGCGCAGTTTCCCCCACTGCAACATCCTCTCCGAAGCGCGTGCGTACCGTTGGAGCAGTCACGCGAGCCTCCGCCAATCAACATCAGCTAATCCATCATAGTCCATCACACACTACAACAACAGCCGTGGAGTGTGATGGCTCTCCGACGCGGTCAACGCGAACGGTAACACCTGTAGAATCGCCAAAGCCGTCCACATCATCGACATCGATGCTGACTGcgtcagcaacagcagcagcagcaacagtagCGGAAGTCGCCAAAACGGCGGATGACGTAGTGGATTCTTCTAGTTCTAGCAGCATTCCCAGTGGTAGTTTGAAGCGAGCGCACAATCGATCCCTAACACCAGAATTAAGCAATAGTAAGATATCGAGAGCATCAGACACGAGCGAAAGCAGTTCACTGCTGGAGCTGCCCCAGACAACACTGTCTGAGGACACGAAACCATGTGATAGCAAGCCAGACTCCGAGTTGGCTCCGAGCGGTCGCCAGCCGGACGACGTTCAGCTCGTAGAACACACCGTACCGGATCCGCTGGATGATGTGGAGGTCGGCACGGAAACGATCGTGGAGGAAATCCCCGACGATGATCCGGAAATAACGGAGGTTATAATGGAGCACGTGCCAACGCCGACTCCTGAACCCAGCGAAGATGTGGAGTTGAAATATGATGACTACGAGAGTTCCAGCTCGAACTCCAATTTCATGGAGCGGTCAGTGGCTAATGGTGAGCGGAAAAACTCGCAGCAAACTGTGTACGATCAACATTCGGGTCAGATATTCAACATTCTGTGTGTCCCATCACCTGCGACCTcttcgacgacgacgacgaatcACGTTACGACGAATATCGCCTCTGCGGACAGTCCTGCCAGCAGTAGCAACAGTAACAGCGATGCGGTTGATCGGGAACAGTCGCAACACCGGGGACAGttgcaacagcaacaacagttCTGCCATGATAGTAACAGCAGCAGTACATCAACGACGGCTCTGATGTCATCGAGCGATCAGGTGCCACCGAATGCACTTAGCAGTTTTGAGAATGTGCTGCAGAACAATGAGGAGCTGGTGATAATGCAACGAGAACCGGACGTCGCTTCAAACGGGGCGCTGAACAGTGACAGTAATGAAAGTTCCGAGGCTAGCAGCAGTCAGCGAACGGTTAGCGCGGAGGTGAATATGAACCTGACCGCGTACCACCATGATCATGAGTTGCTACATCAGAGTGTGAACAGCGGGATGATGATGGGTAGCGATGAGCGGGAGGAGGATGAAGACGATGATGACGACGAAGAGAACtgtgataacaataatgattCCACCAACGAGGAGGATGAAGGTGATGGTCAGCTGATGGCTGGTACTGGTGTGGGAGGAATGGATGAGAATGGTGGTTTGGCGAATGATGACTTGCATGGCCTGCGGCTGATGACGGCCGCACAGCAGCAATCCCTCGAATCGAGTGACTCCGGTGAGGACGACGATCAGATGGATGAGAAGTTCATAGACGCGGAGAACTATGTACTCGAGAGCGGGGAAATCAGCGCAGAAA TTGACACGATCGGCATGTTGACCGATGCTTCGGAGGAGGTCGGAGTGGACCTTGGCATTGCGGGTGTGGCGGAAGCCGGTCCGAGCACCCATGAAGACAATCTGATAATATTGCACGAGCTTGACATCAAAGAGgacgacgatgacgatgacgaagAGGATGAGCAACAGCAGCATGAGATCGAGGAAGACGACGAGGATGAggaggaagaagaggaagaggacGACGAGGAGGAGGAGGATGATCACCACCGGGATCAAGAGATGTGTGCAGATGGTGCTGCTGGTGGTGGTACCGCCTCTCAGGGGGGAGATCAGCAGCAGGAAGCTGATATTCACGGGTGTAGCATTGCTGACGGtgttcagcagcagcagcagcagtccaCGGTGGAACAGACCCTCTGCACGAACGATTTGGACGGTTTCGACGGCATCAACGCGATTAAGATGGAAACTGATAGTATTTTCGACAGCGGCG ATTGGCCGttcaaaatgaagttggaaccAAAGATGATGATGGTCGATCAGTTGGACTCAAGCAGCATTATTTTGACGCCATCTACGACTACTAGTGGACATCAGATGGCTGTCAGTAGCGCTCAACATCAGTTTCAGCAAATTCATTCCATACAAGCTGCCCAGCAGCAGCAATTTCTGAATCACCAGGTGCTCATTCAACAGgctcaacagcaacagcagcagcaacagcaacaactgaATGTACTTCAGTTACAGCAAGCGCAGCAGCAGttccaacaacagcagcagcaacagcaggtgCTGCTACCGCAAGCGATGTCAGCAGTGAACAGCAATATTCTATCGTCAGAG GTTAAAGGTGTTCGCGCGGTAATAAAGTCGGAACCAGGCATCTCCGGTGTGACCTTCCAGGGTCGACCGACAACCGGCCAGTTGATCACACGGATTAAGATCGAAGGTGAGGACGGCCAAAAGGTGCATGTCGTGTCGTCATCGGGAAATGACAATCTGGCACGAGTCATCGAAAGTGTGGCTGGGAACTACACCAACACGATTCCAGTAACGACCCAAGCCCAGTTATTGCAGCACCATcatcagcagcaacagcaacagttGCTGCAGCAATACCAAAACCAACACATCAAGTTGGAACTCGACGGTAATCAACAGATTATTCAACAGCAaacgcagcagcagcaacagcaaccgaAGTTCATCATAACCTCGAGGCAGATTGGTAACAAGATTCCAATTACGGTCACCAGTGGACCCCCGGGTCATATTCTCCAACAGCAGTCCACTGGAGCTGGTGGAACTGTTACAACCACCCTTCAGAAGCCTATCCAATTGCAAAAGATCATTATGTCCACCTCTAGCctccagcagcaacagcagcgggCACGACTGCCCTTGCAAAGAGTCCCAATAGTGCAACCACAGCAAACCCAATCCCAGCAGCGATTTCAACAGAAGTTTGTGACGAATCAGCTGATCCGTGGCCAGAACGCGGAAATGATCAACACTGTGCAAttgcaacagcagcaacaggcTCAGGCTCAGGCTCAGGCGCTGGCGAATCAACAAGCCCAGCAAGCGGCCGCAACTGTTGGTGCGAATGTGGTTATCGGACCCACGCCAAGGAAACGACTAGAGGTCGTCCCTGGTGGAGGTGCTGTTGTCGCTAGCGGTGGCGGCGGGGGCAGGCGAGGCGGTAGGACGAGTAGTTCTCGACTGCCTCCCGGGGCGGTGAATCTTGAACGCAGCTATCAAATCTGCCAGGCAGTGATACAAAACAGTCCCAATAGACATCAGTTGCGGGCTCAACTGAAACCACCACAGGCGTTCCTAGGCAGTTCCAATTCGAACTCGAGCAATAGTAGCAATAGTAACAGTAGTAGCAGCAGTGGTAGCAGTGCCGGCGGAGGTAGCGGCGGAAGCACGAAGGATGAACCGACCACCTTCGGTGGGGCACTCGTGGGGAATAAG CTTGGTCCACGATTAATAAACCCGAAACGGATAACGTCAGTGGGTCGACAGCCATCGTCGATTGTCGTTCGTCATGTGTACACTACCGCTGGCCAGTCGAATCCTGGTACAATAAGTATTATCTCAGcatcccaacaacaacaacagcaacagcagcaaaaacAACAACCACACCAATCCCAGCAGCAGCGGATAATAACGACTGCAGATGCGGCTGAATTACAGCATGCTCAAATCATCAGTGTTTCCGGTGCCGGTGGAATGAGTAATCTAGCCGTTAGTGCCACTGGTCCAGGTGGAGGCAGTTTTGGTGGAAAATACGTTCTTGTGCAACGGGCTCACATTGGAGACATTGTAACGCCGCGGGCGGCCAGTGCTCCACCAACCCAGAATCAG GTCGTGGACGGCCAGCTTCGGTAG